In Longimicrobium sp., the sequence GATGACAGAAAAGGGGGCCGGCGCATCCCCCCTTTCTGTCATCCTGAGCGACGCGCCACACCGACCTCGCCCCGTCTCCACCCACTGGCGCGGAGCGAAGGATCTACTGCGCGTGACGAGGGGCCCGGAGTGCAGCGCCGTGCTCCTGCCACGCCGGCTAGATCCTTCGGTCGCCGCAGAAGTCCAGGGCCCGACCGAGATCAGTGAGGCGGCTCCCTCAGGATGACAAAAGGGGTGGACCGTTCGCGAAGAGCGCCGCATCACTGCTTCAGGAGCCGGCGGATCAGATCCACGTTCGCCTGATCGTCCCATTCGGTGGCGCCGATGACCTTTTTGCGGATGCTGCCGTCGCGGCCGATCACGAACGATTCGGGGATGCCGGTGGTGCGGTAGGCGCGCTGGATCGCGCCGGTGGGCTCGCGCCACAGGGGGAAGGTGAGCCCGTACTCCTTTCCGAACGCCGCCACGTCGCCACCGGGGTTGCCGCCCGCATCGCGCTTCCCGGGCGCGGCGTCCACGCTCACGGCGACCACCTTGAGCCCCTCCCGCCCGAGCTGCTGGTGAAGGCGCTGGATCGAGGGCATCTCGTCGCGGCAGGGGCCGCACCACGTCGCCCAGATGTTGAGGAGCACCACCTGGCCGCGCAGATCGGCGAGCGCGACCGGGCGCCCCTGCAGGTCTGTGGCGCGGAAGGCCGGCGCTTCGCTCCCCACGTCCAGCGGGAGGAAGGAGCCGCGGTTGGCCCAGCCCACCCCCACCAGTGCCGCGAGCAGGGCGATCACCGCGCCCACGACGATCCACTGCCTCCGCGATTCGGACATGGCCGCGCTCACCGCTCAGCCGGCGGCGGCGCCGGAGGGAACTCCTGCGGCGGCGGGGCCTGCGGCTCCTCGGGCTTGGGAGCCTCCGCCGAATCGGGCACGGCGGGCTCCTCCGTCACGGGCGGCGGCGGGTTGGGATCGGTGCCGGAGACCGTCACGTTCACCGCGCCGCCGCGCCGCAGGGAGTCGCCCGCGGCAGGGCGTTGCGACGCGACCCCGCCGAGCGCCTCCGTCGACTCCGGATCGTACGACACGTTCCCCAGGCGGAAGCCGGCCGCGCGCAGCCGCTCCTCCGCCTCGGCGAGGGGCAGCGCGACGACCTCGGGGACGGGGAACTTCGGCGGGCCGGCGCTCAGGGTGATGGTCACGACGCTGGGCACCACGGCCAGAGTGCCCGCGCGCGGCCGCATCCCCACAAAGGTCCCCTCTTCCTGGTCGGCCACCATGCGCTGCACCTTGACCGAGAAGCCGAAGCGCTCCAGCAGCGTGCGCGCCTCGCGCAGGGTGAGGCCGGCGATGGGGGGCACGGGGTGCCGCTCCGGGCCGGCGCTCAGCACCACGCGGATCTCGGCGCCGCGGGTGACCTCCTGGCCGGGGAGCGGGCTCTGCACCAGCACTGCACCGGCGCGGATGCGCGGGTTGGCGAGGCTGCCGCCGCGGCCCAGCTCCAGCCCCAGGCGGTCCAGCGTCCGCTCCGCCTCGCGCAGCG encodes:
- a CDS encoding TlpA disulfide reductase family protein, whose amino-acid sequence is MSESRRQWIVVGAVIALLAALVGVGWANRGSFLPLDVGSEAPAFRATDLQGRPVALADLRGQVVLLNIWATWCGPCRDEMPSIQRLHQQLGREGLKVVAVSVDAAPGKRDAGGNPGGDVAAFGKEYGLTFPLWREPTGAIQRAYRTTGIPESFVIGRDGSIRKKVIGATEWDDQANVDLIRRLLKQ
- a CDS encoding PASTA domain-containing protein; amino-acid sequence: MSAPVKPPRAPRRWVPAIPERVVGPFTEGNLLRWVIGTGLGAFALGYLVITLLFFPGFGRSAIVTVPDLRGQPLREAERTLDRLGLELGRGGSLANPRIRAGAVLVQSPLPGQEVTRGAEIRVVLSAGPERHPVPPIAGLTLREARTLLERFGFSVKVQRMVADQEEGTFVGMRPRAGTLAVVPSVVTITLSAGPPKFPVPEVVALPLAEAEERLRAAGFRLGNVSYDPESTEALGGVASQRPAAGDSLRRGGAVNVTVSGTDPNPPPPVTEEPAVPDSAEAPKPEEPQAPPPQEFPPAPPPAER